A window of the Arenibacter algicola genome harbors these coding sequences:
- a CDS encoding acyl-CoA dehydrogenase: MAKEYVDIATLKYLLYHVHGVEDLLTAERFQDYDKDSLDLFINAIKEFSDRELFPYFKEMDETPAIYKNGTIMVHKQVDVMMKKGGEMGIISGPFDYGDGGLQLPFIIHTASAYIQEAANNHLPGYAGLTQGAAELIVHFANEDLKKTYVPKMLSGAWGGTMCLTEPQAGSSLSDITTKATPTQEGYYKISGQKIFISGGDHQYVENVVHLLLARIEGAPSGTKGISLFVVPKLRMGKDGSLTNNDVMTVADFQKMGQRGYATTHLGFGDKDDCHGWLVGQAHKGLKYMFLMMNSARISVGRGGAAISMAAYQASMEYANERPQGRKLSSDGKKDPDEKPCLIIEHPDVRRMLLLQKAIAEGSLSLVLLAAKYYDIIQSTKDPETKKKYGLLLEMVIPIVKTYPTEAGTLSVSNGVQVLGGYGFCSDFILQQYYRDIRIFSIYEGTTGIQSQDLLGRKVPMENGKALELLLTEILHTITEAMEFDELRSSAKILGDKIKLTRSVLDFLVPFAKKGNYERFLSDANLFMEFLSHVVIGWLWLDIAVNAQRNILEGDQTYSKTFYESKIHTMKFYFKYELPKTGSLAESLMHPDVLTTNSKKEVF, encoded by the coding sequence ATGGCCAAGGAATATGTAGATATCGCAACATTAAAATATTTGTTATACCATGTACATGGGGTGGAGGATTTGCTAACGGCAGAACGGTTCCAAGATTATGACAAGGATTCTTTGGATTTGTTTATAAATGCTATCAAAGAATTTTCCGACCGTGAATTATTTCCCTATTTCAAAGAGATGGATGAAACACCGGCCATTTATAAAAATGGAACCATAATGGTGCATAAACAGGTTGATGTAATGATGAAGAAGGGTGGGGAAATGGGAATTATTTCCGGTCCTTTTGATTATGGGGATGGGGGCCTGCAGTTACCATTTATAATTCATACGGCTTCGGCCTATATCCAGGAGGCCGCCAACAATCATCTGCCGGGATATGCCGGTTTGACCCAAGGCGCTGCAGAACTGATTGTTCATTTCGCCAATGAAGACCTCAAGAAAACCTATGTTCCCAAAATGTTATCCGGGGCTTGGGGAGGTACCATGTGCCTTACAGAGCCCCAGGCAGGTAGTTCCTTATCCGATATCACTACCAAAGCAACTCCCACCCAAGAAGGTTATTATAAGATATCCGGACAAAAAATATTCATTTCAGGCGGGGATCATCAATATGTAGAAAATGTAGTTCACCTATTGTTGGCCAGAATAGAAGGTGCTCCGTCCGGAACCAAAGGCATATCCTTATTTGTGGTGCCTAAACTTAGGATGGGGAAGGATGGAAGTTTAACCAATAACGATGTGATGACCGTGGCCGATTTTCAGAAAATGGGTCAAAGGGGTTATGCTACCACCCATCTCGGATTTGGAGACAAGGACGATTGCCATGGCTGGCTGGTAGGGCAGGCACACAAGGGGCTTAAATATATGTTTTTAATGATGAACAGTGCCAGGATAAGTGTAGGACGTGGGGGTGCAGCCATAAGCATGGCAGCTTATCAGGCCTCTATGGAGTATGCGAATGAACGACCCCAGGGGCGAAAGCTTTCCAGTGACGGAAAAAAAGATCCTGATGAAAAACCTTGTTTAATAATTGAACATCCAGATGTTAGGCGTATGCTGTTATTGCAAAAGGCAATTGCCGAAGGTTCTTTAAGTTTGGTTTTATTGGCTGCCAAGTATTACGATATTATACAATCCACCAAGGACCCAGAAACCAAGAAAAAGTACGGTCTTTTATTGGAAATGGTAATTCCTATAGTAAAAACTTATCCTACTGAGGCAGGAACTTTATCAGTGAGCAATGGGGTGCAGGTATTGGGTGGATACGGATTCTGTTCGGATTTTATACTTCAGCAATACTACCGCGATATTAGGATATTTAGTATCTATGAAGGTACTACGGGTATCCAATCCCAGGATTTATTGGGACGTAAGGTCCCCATGGAGAATGGAAAAGCTCTGGAATTATTGCTGACTGAAATATTGCATACCATAACCGAGGCAATGGAGTTTGATGAATTGCGTTCTTCGGCCAAAATATTGGGCGATAAGATTAAGTTGACAAGGAGCGTTTTGGATTTTTTGGTTCCCTTTGCCAAAAAAGGAAATTATGAGCGCTTTCTGTCCGATGCCAATTTGTTTATGGAATTTTTAAGTCACGTAGTAATAGGGTGGTTGTGGTTGGATATTGCTGTAAATGCACAGCGAAATATACTGGAGGGGGACCAGACTTATTCCAAAACTTTCTACGAAAGTAAAATCCATACCATGAAATTCTATTTCAAGTACGAGTTGCCCAAGACTGGTAGTTTGGCAGAATCGTTGATGCATCCCGATGTACTCACTACAAATTCCAAGAAGGAGGTTTTTTGA
- a CDS encoding cation diffusion facilitator family transporter produces the protein MNNEQSAIRTTYFSIAGNIILAVIKGLAGFFGNSYALIADAIESTTDIFSSLLVLFGLKYAKRPADENHPYGHGKIEPLITFLVVGFLITSATIIAYESIMNILTPHKTPKSWTLLVLGVIILWKEISYRVVLKKSIQTNSSSLKADAWHHRSDAITSIMAFIGISIALIFGKGYETADDWAALAASFFIFYNGYLIFRPALGEIMDEHLYDDLIEEIREVSLTVDGILGTEKCFIRKAGTKYHIDLHAQVNGSISVKEGHDLSHKLKDRLRRDIPNIGHVLIHIEPK, from the coding sequence ATGAACAATGAGCAGTCGGCCATAAGGACCACTTATTTCAGCATAGCTGGAAATATTATTTTGGCCGTAATTAAGGGTTTGGCAGGATTTTTTGGCAATTCCTATGCTTTAATAGCCGATGCCATTGAATCCACCACCGATATTTTTTCCTCTCTCTTGGTATTGTTTGGACTTAAATATGCAAAAAGGCCGGCAGACGAAAATCACCCCTACGGTCATGGTAAGATTGAACCCTTGATTACTTTTCTGGTAGTAGGGTTTTTAATTACCTCGGCAACGATTATAGCCTATGAAAGCATTATGAATATTTTAACCCCGCACAAAACACCCAAATCCTGGACCCTATTGGTCCTAGGGGTCATTATTTTGTGGAAAGAGATTTCGTATAGGGTGGTCTTAAAAAAAAGCATCCAGACCAACAGCTCTTCCTTAAAAGCAGATGCCTGGCATCATAGAAGCGATGCCATCACCTCCATTATGGCATTCATAGGTATATCCATTGCCCTGATCTTTGGTAAAGGATATGAAACGGCCGATGATTGGGCTGCCTTGGCGGCCTCATTTTTTATTTTTTACAATGGATATCTGATCTTTAGACCTGCCCTTGGCGAAATAATGGACGAACATTTATATGATGACCTTATAGAGGAAATTCGAGAAGTTTCATTAACTGTTGATGGTATATTGGGAACTGAAAAATGTTTCATCCGAAAGGCCGGTACAAAATATCATATTGACCTTCATGCCCAGGTAAACGGCAGTATTAGTGTAAAAGAAGGGCATGACCTGTCCCACAAACTTAAGGACAGGCTCCGTAGGGATATACCCAATATTGGACATGTTTTGATTCATATAGAACCAAAATAA
- the purL gene encoding phosphoribosylformylglycinamidine synthase, which produces MIHFFGDLSTKIFAVQTKNDLTQEDSVKLTWLFGNQPKLNAASLDAFFVGPRAAMITPWSTNATEITQNMGISGIIRIEEFTAVDEDEKGYDPMLSQKYSGLSQDIFKVDVMPAPILEIVDIDQYNEQEGLALSDEEVAYLQQVSEKIGRKLTDSEVFGFSQVNSEHCRHKIFNGTFVIDGVEKSSSLFKLIKRTSQEHPGDIVSAYKDNVAFLKGPKVVQFAPKSADKPDFYQEKPFESVISLKAETHNFPTTVEPFNGAATGAGGEIRDRLAGGKGSLPLAGTAVYMTAYSRLEENRPWEKGMPERNWLYQTPMDILIKASNGASDFGNKFGQPLIAGSVLTFEHDEANENHGTGQGRKLGYDKVIMQAGGIGYGKAEQAIKDIPKTGDKIVILGGDNYRIGMGGAAVSSADTGEFGATIELNAIQRSNPEMQKRAANAIRGMVESEHNPIVSIHDHGAGGHLNCLSELVEDTGGLIDMDKLPIGDPTLSAKETIGNESQERMGLVIGKKDVDMLHRIADRERSPMYEVGDVTGDNRFTFKSTTTGESPMDLELSDMFGSSPKTVMNDSSIKRKYKAPSYSLEHFHDYLDQVLQLEAVAAKDWLTNKVDRCVGGKVAKQQCAGPLQLPLNNCGVMALDYKGKEGIATSIGHSPISGLIDPSAGSKNSIAEALTNIVWAPLKDGLDSVSLSANWMWPCKNPGEDARLYEAVQAISDFAIELGINVPTGKDSLSMKQRYKDAEVIAPGTVIISAAGNCTDIGKVVEPVLQKNGGDIYYINLSQDSYKLGGSSFAQILNTIGDAAPTINNAKNFKTVFNTFQELILNGKILAGHDVASGGLITTLLELCFADLDLGATLDLTSIGEADTIKLLFSENAGIVFQAKDSSVEKVLANSGIEYFKIGSVSTTPTLTIKNQGMEMGLNINSLRDTWFKTSYLLDRRQTANNLAKERYNNYKNQPLAYSFPTHFDGKLPAKAKTRPKAAILREKGSNSEREMANAMYLAGFDVKDVHMTDLISGRETLEDIQFIGAVGGFSNSDVLGSAKGWAGAFKYNEKANTALKNFFARPGTLSIGICNGCQLFMELELINPEHAEHGKMTFNDSHKHESGFTSVIVQKNNSIMLSSLEGANLGVWISHGEGKFKLPMTKENYNIVANYGYEGYPANPNGSDFNTAMLCDASGRHLVTMPHIERSIFQWNWAHYPADRLDEVSPWLEAFVNARKWLETHKE; this is translated from the coding sequence ATGATTCATTTCTTCGGAGACCTTAGCACTAAGATATTTGCGGTACAGACCAAAAACGACCTGACCCAAGAAGATAGCGTAAAACTTACGTGGTTGTTTGGCAACCAACCTAAATTAAACGCGGCGTCATTGGACGCCTTTTTTGTTGGTCCCAGGGCAGCCATGATTACCCCATGGAGCACCAATGCTACAGAGATAACCCAAAATATGGGAATTTCAGGTATAATTAGAATTGAGGAGTTTACTGCAGTAGACGAGGATGAAAAAGGGTACGACCCCATGCTTTCCCAAAAATATAGTGGCCTTTCACAGGATATTTTTAAGGTTGATGTAATGCCAGCACCTATTCTGGAAATAGTGGATATTGACCAATATAATGAACAGGAGGGATTGGCCCTAAGTGATGAGGAAGTGGCCTATTTACAGCAAGTCTCCGAAAAAATTGGCCGCAAACTAACAGATTCCGAGGTGTTTGGCTTTAGTCAGGTGAATTCTGAACACTGTAGGCATAAAATTTTTAATGGGACTTTTGTTATCGACGGAGTAGAAAAATCTTCATCACTATTTAAGCTTATTAAAAGAACATCCCAGGAACATCCAGGGGATATAGTATCGGCATATAAGGACAATGTGGCTTTTCTTAAAGGGCCGAAAGTGGTGCAGTTTGCCCCCAAAAGTGCTGACAAGCCAGATTTCTACCAAGAAAAACCATTCGAATCTGTTATCTCCCTAAAGGCCGAAACCCATAATTTCCCAACCACTGTAGAGCCTTTTAATGGGGCGGCCACAGGGGCGGGCGGAGAAATTAGGGACCGTTTGGCCGGTGGAAAAGGTTCCTTGCCCTTGGCAGGAACTGCTGTGTATATGACCGCGTATTCCCGCCTGGAAGAAAACAGGCCTTGGGAAAAGGGAATGCCAGAAAGAAATTGGTTGTACCAAACCCCAATGGATATACTAATAAAGGCGTCCAACGGAGCCTCCGATTTTGGAAACAAATTTGGACAACCCCTTATTGCGGGATCCGTACTAACATTTGAACATGATGAAGCCAATGAAAACCATGGAACTGGCCAGGGTAGAAAATTAGGATACGACAAGGTAATTATGCAGGCCGGGGGTATTGGCTATGGAAAGGCTGAACAGGCAATAAAAGATATTCCCAAAACTGGTGATAAAATCGTGATCCTTGGAGGCGACAACTACCGTATTGGTATGGGCGGTGCTGCCGTATCCAGTGCCGATACTGGAGAATTTGGAGCAACTATAGAACTTAACGCCATTCAGCGTTCCAACCCTGAAATGCAAAAAAGGGCTGCAAACGCCATACGGGGAATGGTAGAGAGCGAGCATAACCCTATCGTTTCCATACACGATCATGGTGCTGGTGGACATTTAAATTGTCTATCCGAATTGGTCGAGGATACGGGAGGATTAATAGATATGGATAAACTGCCCATTGGAGACCCTACGCTATCCGCAAAAGAAACCATTGGCAACGAATCCCAAGAACGTATGGGATTGGTCATAGGAAAAAAGGATGTTGATATGCTGCACCGAATTGCAGATAGAGAAAGATCGCCCATGTATGAGGTTGGCGATGTTACGGGAGACAACCGCTTTACATTTAAATCTACCACAACTGGAGAAAGTCCAATGGACTTGGAACTATCCGATATGTTCGGGAGTTCTCCTAAAACTGTAATGAATGATTCCTCAATAAAAAGAAAATATAAGGCCCCATCCTATTCCCTGGAACACTTTCATGATTATTTGGACCAGGTTCTGCAATTGGAAGCAGTAGCCGCCAAGGATTGGCTTACAAATAAGGTAGACCGCTGTGTAGGCGGCAAGGTGGCCAAACAGCAATGTGCCGGTCCACTGCAGTTACCCTTGAACAATTGCGGTGTTATGGCGTTGGATTACAAAGGAAAGGAAGGAATTGCCACTTCTATTGGCCACTCCCCTATTTCAGGATTGATAGACCCCTCTGCTGGAAGTAAAAATAGTATCGCTGAAGCCTTGACCAATATTGTTTGGGCACCTTTAAAAGACGGTTTGGACTCGGTTTCACTTTCCGCCAATTGGATGTGGCCCTGTAAAAATCCTGGGGAGGACGCAAGACTGTATGAGGCGGTTCAGGCCATTTCGGATTTTGCCATCGAGCTGGGAATAAATGTCCCAACTGGAAAAGATTCCCTATCCATGAAACAACGCTACAAAGACGCAGAAGTTATAGCTCCTGGAACCGTTATCATTTCCGCCGCCGGAAACTGTACCGACATTGGCAAAGTGGTAGAACCTGTCTTACAAAAAAATGGCGGGGACATATATTACATCAATTTATCCCAGGATTCCTATAAATTGGGAGGATCATCCTTTGCACAAATATTGAATACCATTGGTGATGCTGCCCCCACTATAAATAATGCCAAAAATTTTAAGACCGTATTCAATACTTTCCAAGAGTTAATTCTCAACGGAAAAATCCTGGCCGGTCACGACGTAGCATCGGGCGGATTGATTACCACGCTTTTGGAACTGTGCTTTGCCGACCTTGATTTGGGTGCCACATTGGATTTGACAAGTATAGGTGAAGCCGATACTATCAAATTATTGTTTTCAGAAAATGCGGGGATCGTTTTTCAAGCTAAGGACAGCTCGGTAGAAAAAGTATTGGCCAATTCAGGTATTGAGTATTTCAAAATTGGATCGGTGAGCACAACACCTACCCTGACCATAAAGAATCAGGGGATGGAAATGGGACTGAACATCAATTCCCTACGTGACACCTGGTTTAAAACATCCTATCTATTGGACCGAAGGCAAACCGCCAACAACTTGGCCAAAGAGCGCTACAACAATTACAAAAATCAGCCCCTAGCCTACTCTTTTCCAACCCATTTTGATGGAAAATTGCCAGCTAAGGCAAAAACGCGACCAAAAGCGGCCATCCTACGTGAAAAAGGCAGTAACTCGGAACGCGAAATGGCCAATGCCATGTACCTGGCCGGTTTTGATGTTAAGGATGTCCATATGACCGACCTAATATCCGGAAGGGAGACCTTGGAAGATATTCAATTTATAGGTGCAGTCGGTGGATTCTCTAACTCTGATGTATTGGGAAGTGCCAAAGGCTGGGCAGGAGCTTTTAAATACAACGAAAAGGCCAATACGGCACTAAAGAATTTCTTTGCCAGACCCGGTACCCTTTCCATAGGCATTTGTAACGGTTGTCAGCTATTCATGGAATTGGAATTGATCAATCCCGAGCACGCCGAACATGGAAAAATGACCTTTAATGATTCCCATAAACACGAAAGCGGATTTACTTCCGTAATTGTTCAAAAGAACAATTCCATTATGCTTTCAAGTTTGGAAGGTGCCAATTTGGGGGTTTGGATTTCCCACGGGGAAGGAAAATTTAAATTGCCCATGACCAAAGAAAATTACAACATAGTAGCCAATTACGGTTATGAAGGTTATCCGGCAAACCCAAATGGCAGTGATTTCAATACAGCCATGTTATGTGACGCCTCTGGTCGACATCTGGTGACTATGCCCCATATAGAGCGTTCCATTTTCCAGTGGAATTGGGCACATTACCCTGCTGACAGACTGGATGAGGTTTCTCCATGGCTAGAGGCATTTGTCAACGCAAGAAAATGGCTGGAAACCCATAAGGAGTAA
- a CDS encoding GNAT family N-acetyltransferase, whose product MIFRQATKEDLPSIIEMIANDTLGQLRERFEDPLPKEYYSAFERINTDKNQELIVIENSEGEVVATFQLSFLQYLTYLGGIRCLVENVHVREDQTGKGIGKQMFQWIIERAKEKNVHLIQLTSNKLRPNAIRFYEGIGFKATHEGFKLHL is encoded by the coding sequence ATGATCTTTAGACAAGCTACCAAGGAAGACCTTCCATCAATAATAGAAATGATAGCCAATGATACCTTGGGCCAATTGCGGGAAAGGTTTGAGGACCCGCTTCCCAAAGAGTATTATAGTGCCTTTGAAAGAATTAATACGGACAAAAATCAGGAATTAATCGTTATAGAGAATTCCGAGGGCGAAGTCGTAGCCACTTTTCAATTAAGCTTTCTCCAATACCTAACCTATTTAGGCGGCATACGCTGTCTTGTGGAAAACGTCCATGTACGGGAAGACCAAACGGGCAAGGGAATTGGCAAACAAATGTTTCAATGGATTATTGAAAGGGCAAAGGAAAAAAACGTCCATTTGATACAGTTGACCTCCAACAAACTACGCCCCAATGCAATTCGTTTTTATGAAGGCATCGGATTCAAAGCTACCCACGAAGGATTTAAACTACATCTCTAA
- a CDS encoding glycoside hydrolase family 10 protein — MKKLFVTAVVIFTMISCAEKTKIPVYAWTGGPGEATDQELMATFKNYKEKGIDGLMYNGGHNPETYKRVGKLVKDAGMEFHTWVPTMVQGDNPKLPQDLYAINRNGESAFDKPAYVSYYKFLCPNKEGSFTFLSELYGNIAAVEEVDGIHLDYIRFPDVILAEGLWDKYGLVMNEEYPVADYCYCDKCVGDFKEQSGIDIKEVEDPSKVQEWKQFRYDLITNIVNRLSKVVHDKGKKINAAVFPGPSNAMKMVRQEWNKWDLDAFYPMNYNDFYLKGPEWVGEITKEEVESVNGEKPIYSGLFICPNPENKTKENDPENHGLLPSEIETAIRTSMENGAAGICLFTPERMKPEHWEAFDKAIHADYSKK, encoded by the coding sequence ATGAAAAAGCTTTTTGTAACGGCAGTAGTTATTTTTACTATGATTTCCTGTGCCGAAAAAACTAAAATCCCTGTATATGCATGGACTGGTGGTCCTGGGGAGGCTACAGATCAAGAATTGATGGCAACTTTTAAGAATTATAAGGAAAAAGGGATAGATGGCCTGATGTACAACGGCGGACATAATCCAGAAACGTATAAGCGGGTAGGTAAATTGGTAAAGGATGCGGGAATGGAATTCCATACATGGGTACCTACAATGGTGCAGGGAGACAATCCTAAATTGCCACAAGATCTTTATGCGATAAACCGCAATGGGGAGTCAGCTTTTGATAAACCCGCATATGTTTCATATTACAAATTTCTTTGCCCCAATAAGGAGGGTTCATTTACCTTCCTGTCCGAACTATACGGAAATATTGCAGCCGTGGAAGAAGTAGATGGGATACATTTGGATTATATCCGTTTCCCGGATGTTATATTGGCCGAAGGCCTTTGGGACAAATATGGACTGGTGATGAACGAGGAATATCCGGTGGCCGATTATTGCTATTGTGATAAATGTGTAGGTGATTTTAAAGAGCAATCAGGAATCGACATAAAAGAGGTTGAAGATCCGTCCAAAGTACAGGAATGGAAGCAGTTTAGATATGATTTAATTACCAACATTGTAAATCGTTTGTCCAAGGTAGTACATGACAAGGGCAAAAAGATAAATGCGGCGGTTTTTCCAGGTCCTAGCAATGCAATGAAAATGGTTAGACAAGAATGGAACAAATGGGACTTGGATGCCTTTTATCCTATGAACTATAACGATTTTTATTTAAAAGGTCCTGAATGGGTTGGGGAAATAACCAAGGAGGAAGTGGAATCCGTAAACGGAGAAAAGCCCATTTATAGTGGACTTTTCATATGTCCAAACCCGGAGAACAAAACAAAAGAGAATGACCCTGAAAATCACGGATTATTGCCTTCAGAAATAGAAACGGCCATTAGAACTTCCATGGAGAACGGAGCCGCGGGAATTTGCCTTTTTACCCCCGAAAGAATGAAGCCGGAGCATTGGGAGGCCTTTGATAAGGCTATCCATGCAGATTATTCCAAGAAGTAG
- a CDS encoding AMP-dependent synthetase/ligase, with protein MQEITRLFDFPYYQLEKFNLKKSLVTKYNGEWVATSTQEYIDKANAISRALLRLGVKPNDKIALISMANRTEWNIMDIGILQIGAQNVPIYPTISEEDYAYVLNHSEAKYVFVSCTEVFDKVNAVKATTPHLKDVYSFDVLENCKNWSEILELGTDTANQNEVEKLKDKVKPDDLATLIYTSGTTGRPKGVMLTHNNVVCNAIESSKRLPIDYGNTTCLSFLPVCHIYERMMMYLYQYAGVTIYFAESMDKISDNLKECAPHVMTAVPRLLEKVYDKIIAKGTELTGIKKKLFFWAVEVGLKYEPYGQNGWWYEQQLAMARKLIFSKWKDGLGGNLSLIASGSAALQPRLARIFNAAGFGVMEGYGLTETSPVVSVNDMRDGGFKIGTVGKLLANTEVKIAEDGEICVKGPQVMLGYYKDAEKTAEVIKDGYFHTGDIGEIDTDGFLKITDRKKEMFKTSGGKYVAPQLLENRFKQSRFIEQIMVVGEGEKMPAALIQPDFEFLRNWAKMHDIEVGDNKKMVQNEKVNARFQEEVDAANESFAKWEKVKQFRLTPDVWSIDDGHLTPTMKLKRKIVKEKYMDLYNDIYRH; from the coding sequence ATGCAAGAAATCACCCGCCTTTTTGATTTTCCTTATTATCAATTAGAGAAATTCAATTTAAAAAAATCACTGGTCACAAAGTACAATGGAGAATGGGTTGCAACATCTACCCAGGAATATATAGACAAGGCAAATGCTATTAGTAGGGCCTTGTTGCGACTAGGCGTAAAACCTAATGACAAAATTGCCCTAATTTCCATGGCCAACAGAACGGAATGGAATATAATGGACATTGGAATACTTCAAATTGGGGCACAAAACGTTCCTATATACCCTACCATTTCGGAAGAAGATTACGCTTATGTTCTAAATCATTCAGAAGCCAAATATGTTTTTGTGTCCTGCACAGAAGTTTTTGACAAGGTCAATGCCGTAAAAGCGACTACACCACATTTAAAGGATGTATACTCCTTTGACGTACTGGAGAACTGCAAGAATTGGAGCGAAATCTTGGAATTGGGTACGGATACCGCCAACCAAAATGAGGTAGAAAAACTTAAGGATAAGGTGAAGCCGGATGATTTGGCTACCTTGATTTATACGTCCGGGACCACTGGTAGACCTAAAGGGGTAATGCTCACCCACAACAATGTGGTATGCAATGCCATTGAAAGTTCCAAGCGTCTGCCCATAGATTATGGCAATACTACATGTTTAAGCTTTTTGCCCGTCTGCCATATCTATGAACGAATGATGATGTATCTCTATCAATACGCTGGGGTCACTATCTATTTTGCAGAGTCCATGGATAAAATAAGCGACAATCTAAAAGAGTGCGCCCCCCATGTAATGACCGCTGTACCCCGATTATTGGAAAAAGTGTACGATAAAATCATTGCCAAGGGAACCGAACTTACAGGAATAAAAAAGAAATTGTTTTTCTGGGCTGTAGAAGTGGGATTGAAATATGAACCATACGGGCAGAACGGTTGGTGGTACGAACAGCAATTGGCAATGGCCAGAAAATTAATTTTTAGCAAGTGGAAAGACGGGTTAGGAGGCAATCTTTCTCTGATAGCCTCCGGTAGTGCTGCCTTACAGCCTAGATTGGCACGTATTTTCAATGCCGCTGGCTTTGGGGTTATGGAAGGATACGGACTTACGGAAACTTCACCAGTGGTTTCTGTGAACGATATGAGGGATGGCGGATTTAAAATAGGGACCGTTGGAAAATTATTGGCTAATACAGAAGTAAAAATTGCGGAAGACGGTGAAATATGTGTTAAAGGGCCACAAGTAATGTTGGGTTATTACAAGGATGCTGAAAAAACAGCTGAGGTTATAAAGGATGGATATTTTCATACTGGGGATATTGGAGAGATAGATACCGATGGATTTCTCAAGATCACGGACAGAAAGAAAGAAATGTTCAAAACATCAGGAGGTAAATATGTTGCGCCCCAACTATTGGAAAACAGGTTTAAGCAATCCAGATTTATAGAACAAATAATGGTTGTAGGCGAAGGGGAAAAAATGCCGGCAGCCTTGATACAACCAGATTTTGAATTTTTACGCAATTGGGCCAAAATGCACGATATAGAGGTTGGCGACAATAAAAAAATGGTCCAAAATGAAAAAGTAAATGCCAGATTCCAAGAGGAAGTGGATGCTGCCAATGAAAGTTTTGCCAAATGGGAAAAGGTGAAACAATTTAGACTTACGCCAGATGTATGGAGCATAGACGACGGGCACCTTACGCCTACCATGAAATTAAAGCGAAAAATAGTAAAAGAAAAGTATATGGATCTTTACAATGACATTTACCGGCATTAG
- a CDS encoding MarR family winged helix-turn-helix transcriptional regulator yields MQDITIDYALRATWQAVTKMYNEEARKFNSTMAVGFTLLSIDPKTGTPSTALGPKMGMEATSLSRILKSMEEKGLIERRPNPNDGRGVLIHLTAFGLEKRKDSKDVVLRFNDVVKTHVPKEKLETFFEVTEIINKLIAEKKIY; encoded by the coding sequence ATGCAAGACATAACAATAGATTACGCGCTCCGAGCAACTTGGCAAGCGGTCACAAAGATGTATAACGAGGAGGCGAGGAAATTCAACAGTACTATGGCCGTAGGCTTTACATTATTGAGTATAGACCCCAAAACCGGTACCCCCTCTACCGCCCTTGGCCCAAAAATGGGTATGGAGGCCACGAGTCTCTCGCGGATATTGAAAAGTATGGAGGAAAAGGGACTTATTGAACGCAGGCCAAACCCCAATGATGGTAGGGGTGTTCTGATACACCTCACGGCTTTTGGCCTGGAAAAGAGGAAGGATTCAAAAGATGTTGTACTTCGTTTCAACGATGTGGTGAAGACACATGTACCCAAAGAAAAATTGGAAACTTTTTTTGAGGTAACGGAGATTATCAACAAACTAATTGCGGAAAAGAAAATTTATTAA